In the Chlorobium limicola DSM 245 genome, one interval contains:
- a CDS encoding four helix bundle protein produces MRCETLDVWKISARLSADVYKTISPGKDFGFRDQICRSGLSIPSNIAEGMEKESIRERIKFLDIAKGSAAEFITQVYIGNDIDYITSETSQNWIQTAEHVLSMLNKLQQTLKSQLPAKTHHSH; encoded by the coding sequence ATGAGATGCGAAACGCTTGATGTATGGAAAATAAGTGCCCGGTTGAGTGCTGATGTCTATAAAACCATCTCGCCAGGTAAAGACTTCGGATTCCGTGATCAGATCTGTCGTTCAGGACTCTCTATACCGAGCAATATCGCTGAAGGAATGGAAAAAGAATCTATAAGAGAACGCATCAAATTTCTTGATATAGCCAAGGGATCAGCTGCTGAGTTCATTACTCAGGTTTATATAGGCAATGATATTGATTACATTACTTCCGAGACCAGTCAGAATTGGATTCAAACTGCTGAACATGTTCTCTCCATGCTCAATAAACTCCAGCAAACCCTTAAATCTCAGCTACCAGCAAAAACCCACCATTCGCATTAA